CACCCTCTCGGTCGTGGAGCGATGCGTGTGGGTATCCGAAAGCCGCGGCGATCTCGAAACCATAGTCCAGAAGCGTTTCAATGAGGTCGAGAGTAACATCGAGCCCCAGCAGATGTATGTGATGTTCGATGAACAGCTTCGGCGGATCATCCGATTCCAGTAGCTCAACCATACCTCGAATTACCTCAAACTCGGCTCCTTCAACATCCATACGTACATAAGTGGGACTCTCGCCGAGTTTCTCAGACAGCTCATCAAGTGTTATTGACTCAACCTCTATATAATCACTGTTATCGACGTTAACGATACGATGCCAATTAGATCTATTTTCCAGAATCATGCGAACCCTACCACACTTATCAGATACTGCATACTCGAAGGCTTTAACTCTATCTTCCAAATTGTTAAGGGCTATATTCTCCTGAAGTAATTCCAAGTTTTCTCTAATGGGTTCAATAGCATACACTCGAGATTGCTCAGAAGCTAACGCTGTAAGAATAGCATAATAACCAATATTTGCACCTACGTCAAAAGCTATTTCTCTGTCATTAAGAAAGTCAGTAACAAGGTATCTAGACGCCTTCGGTTCTCGAATATTGTGAAGTCGGAGTTCCCGTGATACACCAGAATCATTTGTATGAACACGGAGGAGGAAGGAAACACCTTCTACTTGCACGCGCACGACGTCACGGTTATGTTTTAATTTGTCCATTATAGCATCCACTATTTCAGTGAGTACCACGCATCCTGAATACAGTAGTCTAGGCCAAAGTCGACGCGGTCGATTCCCCATTCCGGGATAAAGACCAAGAGCAGTCTGGAGACGCTTCCACAACGTGAAAGTTCCCCTAGGGAGCTAGCTCTGAAAACACGTAGTAATTCACATCGTAGTCGTTGTCTACTATAGCTACTACCAGATCAAACTCCGTACTTTCAACTAGTTTCAACCACTCCAAAACATCTTGAGCTGTGAACTTGTCAAATTCCTCCTGCAGTACTTTGACTGCTATCCTTTCGTCTTCACTGCGGAACGCCCGGAATTCGGTCCCGAATTTGCGGCCTGGTTTAGGCTTCCATCCACGTCGTCTGAGATCAGCATATACTGCGTAACGTACGGGGAATCTCGGATCCTTCTCCATAAATTTAGCCATCAGCTCCTCCGAACTAATCCGTGCGTTTCCACTGCGGACTTCGAGCCTACCGATCTCACATAAGAATAGCGCTTCTTCAGGCCACAGCTGCAGGCCGCGACGTGATGGTTTCCCGTACATAGAGGAGTACAATCTGTTCGCATCTCGGTCATCCCGAACGATCACCTTCGATCCGACTAACTCACCTCTCGCTACCATTGTCTTCCACCCGCACGGTAACACCGTCAACTTCGATTTCGTCTCCAGGGAATACCAGCCACCAAGGCCTCCTGACAGGCTTGCCGTTCACACGTACACGTCCCGACTTTACCAGCCGTTTGGCCTCACGTCGGCTTTCGGCGAGACCGACGTCCCTAATGAACGCGTCCAACCTGCGTCCTACCGCCACTCGAGCTCTTCCTCCCGCACCCTCGGCCTCTTTACCTCGTAAATCGGCTTCCCGTCGATCGTCTCGGGTGCCAGCCAGTCGATCACCTTCTCGACGTCCTCGGGTCGCTCGGGGAAAACTTCCACCACTATGGGACCCAGGGGGGATTCCCCTCCTTCGGCGAAGCTCACGCTCCCAGCGAACGCCACCTGCTTATTCAGGTGGAACAGGATCGATCCTTCAGCGGTGACTCCTTCTCGCAGCACCCTACGGGCCGCGTCTAGGATCTGCTGCTCCCTGAGCAGCTCGTAAATGCGACCCAGACTCAAGCGTGCCTGGGGACCCTCGCACACGAACTCTAGTCTCTTTAAGTCACCCATTTCCTCCTCACGTTCCTCAAACATCTCAAGATCGAACAGATTTCCTACGGCTTTTCGGACTTTCTCCTCGTCTTCAGTCGGGTATACGTAAGTGGTTAAAATTACCCGGGAGATCATCCGGATCACCCCTTAAGATCGCCTTTATTACCATCCGGCACTTCTCCCGGAACTCCGGCAGGCTAACGCTCTCGTTCACTATCATCACGTCGGCTCGAGAGATCACGTCACCGATCCCGAACCCTAACTCTCGTTCGTCCCGCTCTTCGAACTCTCGCTTGGTGTTCGGATCATCCTCACGGCCTCGTCCACGCAATCTTTCGAACCTAGTCTGAGGGGACGCGTGGATAGCCACGACTATTACCGACCGCTCACCGAACCTGTTCCGGAAGTACTCGAGCTCCTCCGGGTTCCTGATTCCGTCGATTACTACAATTCCAGCCCGCCTCAGTTCGCGTTCGACGTCTTCCACTACTAACCGGGCAACTGCGTCCATTCCTCGCTCCTCACGGAGTCGCTTCGCCATCTCTCCTACGTCCATCCCCCG
Above is a window of Methanopyrus sp. SNP6 DNA encoding:
- a CDS encoding AAA family ATPase: MLICVVGMPGAGKGEFVKVAREEGIPVVVMGDAVRREAERRGMDVGEMAKRLREERGMDAVARLVVEDVERELRRAGIVVIDGIRNPEELEYFRNRFGERSVIVVAIHASPQTRFERLRGRGREDDPNTKREFEERDERELGFGIGDVISRADVMIVNESVSLPEFREKCRMVIKAILRGDPDDLPGNFNHLRIPD
- a CDS encoding S4 domain-containing protein; protein product: MAVGRRLDAFIRDVGLAESRREAKRLVKSGRVRVNGKPVRRPWWLVFPGDEIEVDGVTVRVEDNGSER
- a CDS encoding FkbM family methyltransferase produces the protein MGNRPRRLWPRLLYSGCVVLTEIVDAIMDKLKHNRDVVRVQVEGVSFLLRVHTNDSGVSRELRLHNIREPKASRYLVTDFLNDREIAFDVGANIGYYAILTALASEQSRVYAIEPIRENLELLQENIALNNLEDRVKAFEYAVSDKCGRVRMILENRSNWHRIVNVDNSDYIEVESITLDELSEKLGESPTYVRMDVEGAEFEVIRGMVELLESDDPPKLFIEHHIHLLGLDVTLDLIETLLDYGFEIAAAFGYPHASLHDREGGYRALVGKVVRWRGLDVELYEPSFEQLYDVIVEKSWDCFHVFYRPV
- a CDS encoding RNA-binding domain-containing protein: MISRVILTTYVYPTEDEEKVRKAVGNLFDLEMFEEREEEMGDLKRLEFVCEGPQARLSLGRIYELLREQQILDAARRVLREGVTAEGSILFHLNKQVAFAGSVSFAEGGESPLGPIVVEVFPERPEDVEKVIDWLAPETIDGKPIYEVKRPRVREEELEWR